CCGCATCCGCGGCGATCGCCAGGTTCAGCGGCCAGCGGCGACTTTCCAGCCGCAAAGTCATCAGCGTCAGCCAGGGATGCACGAAGCGGCTGGTGATTCGAACCGGCTGCCAGGATTCGCTGCCGGCAAATCGCACCGACGCCATTCCTTCGTTATCCAGTTCGATGGCCGTGATGGCGAGCCGACTGGTGCGCCAGGCATGGATGACGAGAGAATAATAAAGACTCCACCCCAACACTCCCCAGAGACCCAAGCGCATAAGCCAAGCCATGGGCGTCACCGCCACCAGCACCATGCCGCCCAGATGCGTGGCCAGAAAAAC
The DNA window shown above is from Sulfuricaulis limicola and carries:
- a CDS encoding protein YgfX, with the translated sequence MLQKSETNLILNIKVSRFLAGVFLATHLGGMVLVAVTPMAWLMRLGLWGVLGWSLYYSLVIHAWRTSRLAITAIELDNEGMASVRFAGSESWQPVRITSRFVHPWLTLMTLRLESRRWPLNLAIAADAVEAEPFRRWRVALKFQVVPG